In a genomic window of Streptosporangiales bacterium:
- a CDS encoding c-type cytochrome: MSRYVLLLIALVAVGGFYASVDETPAKQAAAAETPSKEQIAQGKALFQTSCATCHGLSGQGTETGPNLTGVGAAAVDFQVGTGRMPLAAPGPQAPRKEPRFTQAQIDAMAAYVQSLSPGPEIPEGVDERYDEADLALGGELFRANCAQCHNFAGSGGALTNGKSAPSLMGVQPKHIYEAMETGPENMPVFGERTLTPDEKLAVIKYIKAIEEEPNPGGAGLGRIGPVSEGLIIWLLGIGLCIAGAMWITAKKKTD; this comes from the coding sequence CTGTCGCGCTACGTGCTGCTGCTGATCGCGCTCGTGGCGGTGGGCGGCTTCTACGCGAGCGTCGACGAGACGCCGGCGAAGCAGGCCGCGGCCGCGGAGACCCCGAGCAAGGAGCAGATCGCGCAGGGCAAGGCGCTCTTCCAGACCAGCTGCGCCACCTGCCACGGCCTCAGCGGTCAGGGCACGGAGACCGGCCCGAACCTCACCGGCGTCGGCGCGGCGGCCGTCGACTTCCAGGTCGGCACCGGCCGCATGCCGCTCGCCGCCCCCGGCCCGCAGGCGCCCCGCAAGGAGCCCCGCTTCACCCAGGCGCAGATCGACGCGATGGCGGCGTACGTCCAGTCGCTGTCCCCCGGCCCGGAGATCCCCGAGGGCGTCGACGAACGCTACGACGAGGCCGACCTCGCCCTCGGCGGCGAGCTGTTCCGCGCCAACTGCGCGCAGTGCCACAACTTCGCCGGCTCGGGCGGGGCGCTGACCAACGGCAAGTCCGCGCCGTCGCTCATGGGAGTGCAGCCCAAGCACATCTACGAGGCGATGGAGACCGGCCCGGAGAACATGCCGGTCTTCGGGGAGCGCACCCTCACCCCCGACGAGAAGCTCGCGGTCATCAAGTACATCAAGGCGATCGAGGAGGAGCCCAACCCAGGCGGGGCCGGGCTCGGCCGGATCGGGCCGGTCAGCGAGGGCCTGATCATCTGGCTGCTCGGGATCGGGCTGTGCATCGCCGGCGCGATGTGGATCACAGCCAAGAAGAAGACGGACTGA
- a CDS encoding Rieske 2Fe-2S domain-containing protein has product MADNDNGQADPFDSPAGSKRRFGGTPTSAEVAESLAARRRAERGDRARSAEAPPEREMTEEEARRGERLVATWFVVAFLAGVAFLVFYWLVPTHDAVSASLSNKLLGTCLTIALFGLAIGIVLWVRKLMPNKEMTDERHELRSSDEDREQFADYFVDTAESTQITKRPLLRRTLLLAAAPLGLAPLWLLRDLGPLPDKDLFTQPWRKGMRMVVAGTEESEEPRLLKLADVTDFGIALSTLPEGVHEFNETAKAALLIIRLHPDEIQDNKRGRVQAEHGVDGICAFSKICTHAGCPISLYERETHHLFCPCHQSTFDMIDGANVVFGPAARPLPQLAITVDDEGYLVADADYFINGPIGPSFWERGPNRNTDG; this is encoded by the coding sequence ATGGCTGACAACGACAACGGGCAGGCCGACCCCTTCGATTCGCCGGCCGGGTCGAAGCGCCGCTTCGGCGGCACCCCGACGTCGGCCGAGGTGGCCGAGTCGCTCGCCGCGCGCCGCAGGGCCGAGCGCGGCGACCGCGCCCGCTCGGCCGAGGCTCCGCCCGAGCGCGAGATGACCGAGGAGGAGGCCAGGCGCGGTGAGCGCCTGGTCGCCACCTGGTTCGTGGTCGCGTTCCTGGCCGGCGTCGCCTTCCTCGTCTTCTACTGGCTCGTCCCGACCCACGACGCCGTGTCCGCCAGCCTCTCCAACAAGCTGCTCGGCACGTGCCTGACGATCGCCCTGTTCGGCCTCGCCATCGGCATCGTGCTGTGGGTGCGCAAGCTCATGCCGAACAAGGAGATGACCGACGAGCGGCACGAGCTGCGGTCGAGCGACGAGGACCGCGAGCAGTTCGCCGACTACTTCGTCGACACCGCCGAGTCGACCCAGATCACCAAGCGGCCGCTGCTGCGCCGCACCCTGCTGCTCGCGGCCGCGCCGCTCGGCCTGGCTCCGCTGTGGCTGCTGCGCGACCTGGGCCCGCTGCCGGACAAGGACCTGTTCACCCAGCCCTGGCGCAAGGGCATGCGCATGGTGGTCGCGGGCACCGAGGAGTCCGAGGAGCCCCGGCTGCTGAAGCTCGCCGACGTCACCGACTTCGGCATCGCGCTGAGCACCCTGCCCGAGGGCGTCCACGAGTTCAACGAGACGGCCAAGGCCGCCCTGCTGATCATCCGGCTGCACCCCGACGAGATCCAGGACAACAAGCGTGGCCGGGTGCAGGCCGAGCACGGCGTCGACGGCATCTGCGCGTTCTCGAAGATCTGCACCCACGCGGGCTGCCCGATCAGCCTGTACGAGCGTGAGACCCATCACCTCTTCTGCCCGTGCCACCAGTCGACCTTCGACATGATCGACGGCGCCAACGTCGTCTTCGGCCCGGCCGCCAGGCCGCTGCCGCAGCTGGCGATCACCGTCGACGACGAGGGCTACCTGGTCGCCGACGCCGACTACTTCATCAACGGCCCCATCGGCCCCAGCTTCTGGGAGCGCGGGCCCAACAGGAACACCGACGGATGA
- a CDS encoding ubiquinol-cytochrome c reductase cytochrome b subunit — translation MKDSTKKVLAGTGKTLDDRFGGASTLRKQMKKLFPDHWSFMLGEIALYSFVILLLTGIFLTFFYKPSIEHVIYNGSYLKLEGIPMSEAYKSTIDLSLEVRGGLLMRQIHHWAALLFVASIMVHMFRIFFTGAFRKPREVNWLIGITLFILAMLEGFAGYTLPDDLLSGVGLRIFVSVTFMAIPIVGTYLMYFAFGGGFPDGLAGEFIPRLYIVHVLLVPGILLALIGAHMMIMWHQKHTTWASAKQTNKNTVGVPFFPHFMAKTGAFFMFVFGVLALFGTFVQINPIWMYGPYNPAHVTAGAQPDWYIGILEGGLRIMPGVETNLFGHTIAWTTLVPALVVPGILFTFIGAYPFLEKWITKDKNEHHVLDRPRNVPTRTGIGVAWITVYLVLWIAGGNDIIADVFSLSVNSLTWFFRFAIFLLPVAAFVVTKRICIGMQRREQNLLHHGVETGVIKRTPSGGYVEIHRELSPEARGTIEATAPAAPEELTQLTDEHGVESKHRLLGRLRVSAQRWYSQDNVVRDGNGHGNGHGPAEGDGHAVEGEERKELTGSPD, via the coding sequence ATGAAGGACTCCACGAAGAAGGTCCTCGCGGGCACGGGCAAGACCCTCGACGACCGATTCGGCGGGGCGTCGACGCTGCGCAAGCAGATGAAGAAGCTGTTCCCCGACCACTGGTCCTTCATGCTCGGCGAGATCGCCCTCTACTCCTTCGTGATCCTGCTGCTCACCGGCATCTTCCTCACGTTCTTCTACAAGCCCAGCATCGAGCACGTCATCTACAACGGCTCGTACCTCAAGCTCGAGGGCATCCCGATGAGCGAGGCGTACAAGTCGACGATCGACCTGTCGCTCGAGGTGCGCGGCGGCCTGCTGATGAGGCAGATCCACCACTGGGCGGCGCTGCTGTTCGTCGCGTCGATCATGGTGCACATGTTCCGGATCTTCTTCACCGGAGCGTTCCGCAAGCCGCGCGAGGTCAACTGGCTGATCGGCATCACCCTGTTCATCCTCGCCATGCTCGAGGGCTTCGCCGGCTACACCCTGCCCGACGACCTGCTCTCCGGCGTGGGCCTGCGGATCTTCGTGTCCGTGACCTTCATGGCGATCCCGATCGTCGGCACGTACCTGATGTACTTCGCGTTCGGTGGTGGGTTCCCCGACGGGCTGGCCGGTGAGTTCATCCCCCGGCTCTACATCGTGCACGTGCTGCTGGTGCCTGGCATCCTGCTGGCGCTGATCGGCGCGCACATGATGATCATGTGGCACCAGAAGCACACCACCTGGGCGAGCGCCAAGCAGACCAACAAGAACACCGTCGGCGTGCCGTTCTTCCCGCACTTCATGGCCAAGACCGGCGCGTTCTTCATGTTCGTCTTCGGCGTGCTCGCGCTGTTCGGCACGTTCGTGCAGATCAACCCGATCTGGATGTACGGCCCCTACAACCCCGCCCACGTCACGGCCGGCGCGCAGCCCGACTGGTACATCGGCATCCTCGAGGGCGGGCTGCGCATCATGCCCGGCGTCGAGACGAACCTGTTCGGCCACACGATCGCGTGGACCACACTGGTGCCCGCCCTCGTCGTGCCCGGCATCCTCTTCACGTTCATCGGCGCGTACCCGTTCCTGGAGAAGTGGATCACCAAGGACAAGAACGAGCACCACGTGCTCGACCGGCCGCGCAACGTGCCCACCCGCACGGGCATCGGCGTCGCCTGGATCACCGTCTACCTGGTCCTGTGGATCGCGGGCGGCAACGACATCATCGCCGACGTGTTCAGCCTGTCGGTCAACTCGCTGACCTGGTTCTTCCGCTTCGCCATCTTCCTGCTGCCCGTGGCGGCGTTCGTGGTCACCAAGCGCATCTGCATCGGGATGCAGCGCAGGGAGCAGAACCTGCTGCACCACGGCGTGGAGACCGGCGTGATCAAGCGCACACCGTCGGGTGGCTACGTCGAGATCCACCGCGAGCTGTCGCCCGAGGCACGCGGCACGATCGAGGCCACCGCCCCGGCCGCGCCCGAGGAGCTGACCCAGCTCACCGACGAGCACGGCGTCGAGTCCAAGCACCGGCTGCTCGGCCGGCTCCGGGTCTCCGCGCAGCGCTGGTACTCCCAGGACAACGTCGTGCGCGACGGCAACGGCCACGGCAACGGTCACGGGCCCGCCGAGGGCGACGGTCACGCGGTCGAGGGCGAGGAACGCAAGGAGCTCACTGGCAGCCCCGACTAG
- a CDS encoding cytochrome c oxidase subunit 4 — protein MKVQGILFLGVAIFFAIADVIYWIFSKDPTGTTALALAIGMALLIGYYLTYTQRRVPKEDLYEDDRDAEISDGAGELGFYSPHSWWPLALAASCAVTFVGLPIGWWLVIIGGLFAMISVVGWVFEYYRGEFRH, from the coding sequence GTGAAGGTCCAGGGCATCTTGTTCCTCGGCGTGGCGATCTTCTTCGCCATCGCCGACGTCATCTACTGGATCTTCTCCAAGGACCCCACCGGCACCACGGCCCTGGCCCTGGCCATCGGCATGGCGCTGCTCATCGGCTACTACCTGACGTACACCCAGCGCAGGGTGCCCAAGGAGGACCTGTACGAGGACGACCGCGACGCCGAGATCTCCGACGGCGCCGGCGAGCTCGGCTTCTACAGCCCGCACAGCTGGTGGCCGCTCGCCCTGGCCGCCTCGTGCGCGGTCACGTTCGTCGGCCTGCCGATCGGCTGGTGGCTGGTGATCATCGGTGGCCTGTTCGCGATGATCTCCGTGGTCGGCTGGGTCTTCGAGTACTACCGCGGCGAGTTCCGCCACTAG